In Acomys russatus chromosome 26, mAcoRus1.1, whole genome shotgun sequence, a genomic segment contains:
- the Clec18c gene encoding C-type lectin domain family 18 member C, whose translation MKPEKVAGQLREAMSVVPGRPMIQPEPSLGLGSQRRWLGLLFVLLSLLGITWTEVQLPQLPEQAPTLPALSRKEGFLVLSVHNRLRSQVQPPAANMQRMDWSENLAQLAQAKAALCGASATPNLASTPRHTPQVGWNVQLLPMGSASFVEVVNLWFAEGLQYRHGDTECAHNATCTHYTQLVWATSSQLGCGRHLCFVDQAVMEAFVCAYSPGGNWDVNGKTIAPYKKGTWCSLCTASVSGCFKAWDHAGGLCEVPRNPCRMSCRNHGLLNVSTCHCHCPPGYTGRYCQVRCSVQCVHGRFREEECSCICNVGYGGAQCATKVHFPFHTCDLRIDGDCFMVSSEADTYYGAKMKCQGKGGVLAQIESQKVQDILAFFLGRLETTNEVTDSDFETRNFWIGLTYKAAKDSFRWTTGEHQTFTSFAFGQPDNQGFGNCVEMQASAAFNWNDQRCKTRNRYICQFAQKHISEWEPGP comes from the exons ATGAAGCCTGAGAAGGTGGCTGGACAGCTGAGAGAAGCCATGTCCGTAGTGCCAGGCAGGCCAATGATTCAACCGGAGCcctccctggggctggggagccAGAGACGATGGCTTGGTCTCTTGTTTGTGCTCCTGTCTCTCCTGGGCATCACCTGGACAGAAGTGCAGCTACCCCAGCTGCCAGAGCAAGCTCCTACGCTCCCAG ccCTGAGCAGGAAGGAGGGTTTCTTAGTCCTCTCCGTGCACAACCGCCTGCGAAGCCAGGTCCAGCCTCCTGCAGCCAACATGCAGAGAATG GACTGGAGCGAGAACCTGGCTCAACTAGCTCAAGCAAAGGCAGCCCTCTGCGGTGCTTCAGCCACCCCAAACCTGGCATCTACCCCACGGCACACCCCACAAGTGGGATGGAATGTGCAACTATTGCCGATGGGCTCAGCATCCTTTGTCGAAGTGGTCAACCTCTGGTTTGCTGAAGGGCTGCAGTATAGACATGGGGACACCGAGTGTGCCCACAATGCCACCTGCACCCACTACACACAG CTTGTCTGGGCCACCTCCAGCCAGCTGGGCTGTGGGCGGCATCtgtgctttgtggaccaggcagTCATGGAAGCTTTTGTCTGTGCCTACTCCCCTGG AGGCAACTGGGATGTTAATGGGAAGACAATCGCCCCTTATAAGAAAGGCACCTGGTGCTCGCTCTGCACAGCCAGTGTCTCAGGCTGCTTCAAGGCCTGGGATCATGCAGGAGGGCTCTGTG AGGTCCCCAGAAACCCATGTCGTATGAGCTGCCGAAATCATGGACTTCTCAATGTTAGCActtgtcactgtcactgtccccCTGGCTACACAGGGAGGTACTGCCAAG TGCggtgcagtgtgcagtgtgtgcacgGCCGGTTCCGGGAAGAAGAATGCTCCTGCATCTGCAACGTTGGCTATGGGGGAGCCCAGTGTGCCA CCAAGGTGCACTTTCCTTTTCACACCTGTGACCTGAGGATTGATGGAGACTGCTTCATGGTGTCTTCCGAGGCAGATACCTATTATGGAGCCAAGATGAAATGTCAG GGAAAAGGTGGGGTGCTAGCCCAGATCGAGAGCCAGAAAGTGCAAGACATCCTTGCCTTCTTCCTGGGCCGCCTGGAGACCACCAACGAGGTGACAGACAGTGACTTTGAGACCAGAAATTTCTGGATTG GGCTCACCTACAAGGCAGCTAAGGATTCCTTCCGCTGGACCACTGGAGAACATCAGACCTTCACCAGCTTTGCCTTTGGGCAGCCTGACAACCAGGG GTTTGGGAACTGTGTGGAAATGCAAGCATCCGCTGCCTTCAACTGGAACGACCAGCGTTGTAAAACTCGAAACCGTTACATCTGTCAGTTTG CTCAGAAGCACATTTCCGAGTGGGAGCCTGGACCCTGA